One stretch of Prionailurus viverrinus isolate Anna chromosome C1, UM_Priviv_1.0, whole genome shotgun sequence DNA includes these proteins:
- the VWA1 gene encoding von Willebrand factor A domain-containing protein 1 isoform X2 has product MLPWTALSLALSLRLALARSGAERGAEGPGCYRLHRQYRSWQPPGAVSCCLGPRRGSPALRGCGRPAHHCPGAEGVHS; this is encoded by the exons ATGCTGCCCTGGACGGCGCTCAGCCTGGCCCTGAGCCTGCGGCTGGCGCTGGCGCGGAGCGGCGCCGAACGTG GAGCTGAAGGACCTGGGTGTTACCGTCTTCATCGTCAGTACCGGTCGTGGCAACCTCCTGGAGCTGTCAGCTGCTGCCTCGGCCCCCGCAGAGGATCACCTGCACTTCGTGGATGTGGACGACCTGCACATCATTGCCCAGGAGCTGAGGGGGTCCATTCTTG